One genomic window of Equus caballus isolate H_3958 breed thoroughbred chromosome 6, TB-T2T, whole genome shotgun sequence includes the following:
- the WNT10B gene encoding protein Wnt-10b isoform X1, with protein MLEEPRPRPPPSGLVGLLFLALCSRALSNEILGLKLPGEPPLTANTVCLTLSGLSKRQLGLCLRSPDVTASALQGLHIAVHECQHQLRDQRWNCSALEGGGRLPHHSAILKRGFRESAFSFSMLAAGVMHAVATACSLGKLVSCGCDWKGSGEQDRLRAKLLQLQALSRGKSFPHSLPSPGPGSGPSPGPQDTWEWGGCNHDMDFGEKFSRDFLDSREAPRDIQARMRIHNNRVGRQVVTENLKRKCKCHGTSGSCQFKTCWRAAPEFRAVGAALRERLGRAIFIDTHNRNSGAFQPRLRPRRLSGELVYFEKSPDFCERDPTVGSPGTRGRACNKTSRLLDGCGSLCCGRGHNVLRQTRVERCHCRFHWCCYVLCDECKVTEWVNVCK; from the exons ATGCTGGAGGAGCCCCGGCCGCGGCCTCCGCCCTCGGGCCTCGTGGGTCTCCTGTTCCTGGCGTTGTGCAGTCG GGCCCTAAGCAATGAGATTCTGGGCCTGAAGCTGCCCGGTGAGCCGCCGCTGACCGCCAACACCGTGTGCTTGACGCTGTCCGGCCTGAGCAAGCGGCAGCTGGGCTTGTGCCTGCGCAGCCCCGACGTGACGGCGTCCGCGCTTCAGGGCCTGCACATCGCGGTCCACGAGTGTCAGCACCAGCTGCGCGACCAGCGCTGGAACTGCTCGGCGCTCGAGGGCGGCGGCCGCCTGCCGCACCACAGCGCCATCCTCAAGCGCG GTTTCCGTGAGAgtgctttttccttctccatgCTGGCTGCTGGGGTCATGCATGCAGTAGCCACGGCCTGCAGCCTGGGCAAGCTGGTGAGCTGTGGCTGCGACTGGAAGGGCAGTGGTGAGCAGGACCGGCTGAGGGCCAAGCTGCTTCAGCTGCAGGCACTTTCCCGGGGCAAGAGtttcccccactccctgcccagcccaggccctggctcaggccccagccctggcccccaggACACATGGGAATGGGGTGGCTGTAACCATGACATGGACTTTGGAGAGAAGTTCTCTCGGGATTTCTTGGATTCCAGGGAAGCTCCCCGGGATATCCAGGCACGAATGAGAATCCACAACAACAGGGTGGGGCGCCAG GTGGTAACTGAAAACCTGAAGCGGAAATGCAAGTGCCATGGCACGTCAGGCAGCTGCCAGTTCAAGACATGTTGGAGGGCCGCCCCAGAGTTCCGGGCAGTGGGGGCAGCGTTGAGAGAGCGGCTGGGCCGGGCCATCTTCATCGATACCCACAACCGCAACTCTGGAGCCTTCCAACCTCGCCTGCGTCCCCGTCGCCTCTCAGGAGAGCTGGTCTACTTTGAGAAGTCTCCTGACTTCTGTGAGCGAGACCCCACTGTGGGCTCCCCAGGCACACGGGGCCGGGCCTGCAACAAGACCAGCCGCCTGCTGGATGGCTGTGGCAGCCTGTGCTGTGGCCGAGGGCACAATGTGCTCCGCCAGACACGAGTTGAGCGCTGTCATTGCCGCTTCCACTGGTGCTGCTACGTGCTGTGTGATGAGTGCAAAGTCACAGAGTGGGTCAACGTGTGTAAGTGA
- the ARF3 gene encoding ADP-ribosylation factor 3: MGNIFGNLLKSLIGKKEMRILMVGLDAAGKTTILYKLKLGEIVTTIPTIGFNVETVEYKNISFTVWDVGGQDKIRPLWRHYFQNTQGLIFVVDSNDRERVNEAREELMRMLAEDELRDAVLLVFANKQDLPNAMNAAEITDKLGLHSLRHRNWYIQATCATSGDGLYEGLDWLANQLKNKK, from the exons ATGGGTAATATCTTTGGAAACCTTCTCAAGAGCCTGATTGGGAAGAAGGAGATGCGCATCCTGATGGTGGGCCTGGATGCCGCAGGAAAGACCACCATCCTGTATAAGCTGAAACTGGGGGAGATCGTCACGACCATCCCCACCATTG GGTTCAACGTGGAGACAGTGGAGTACAAGAACATCAGCTTCACAGTTTGGGATGTGGGTGGCCAGGACAAGATTCGGCCTCTCTGGAGACACTACTTCCAGAACACCCAAG GGTTGATATTTGTGGTCGACAGCAATGATCGGGAGCGAGTAAATGAGGCCCGGGAGGAGCTGATGAGGATGTTGGCAGAGGATGAGCTCCGGGATGCTGTGCTCCTTGTCTTTGCAAACAAACAG GATTTGCCTAATGCTATGAACGCTGCCGAGATTACAGACAAGTTGGGCCTGCATTCCCTGCGTCACCGCAACTGGTACATTCAAGCCACCTGTGCCACCAGTGGGGACGGGCTGTACGAAGGCCTGGACTGGCTGGCCAATCAGCTCAAAAACAAGAAGTGA
- the WNT1 gene encoding proto-oncogene Wnt-1 isoform X1, producing MRPRGGELSCTAHPLPRTPSAAALWATTRRHQRAHSLTALDSQETPTFSNWPQQACGITLDRTLPPSLPKADALPAQEGSATCWCFKGRGIVNVASSTNLLTDSKSLQLVLEPSLQLLSRKQRRLIRQNPGILHSVSGGLQSAVRECKWQFRNRRWNCPTASGPHLFGKIVNRGCRETAFIFAITSAGVTHSVARSCSEGSIESCTCDYRRRGPGGPDWHWGGCSDNIDFGRLFGREFVDSGEKGRDLRFLMNLHNNEAGRTTVFSEMRQECKCHGMSGSCTVRTCWMRLPTLRAVGDVLRDRFDGASRVLYGNRGSNRASRAELLRLEPEDPAHKPPSPHDLVYFEKSPNFCTYSGRLGTAGTAGRACNSSSPALDGCELLCCGRGHRTRTQRVTERCNCTFHWCCHVSCRNCTHTRVLHECL from the exons ATGCGCCCGCGCGGTGGTGAGCTCAGCTGCACTGCCCACCCTCTGCCTCGCACGCCGTCTGCTGCAGCACTGTGGGCCACCACCCGGAGGCACCAAAGGGCCCATAGCCTGACTGCGCTGGACTCTCAGGAAACCCCCACATTCAGCAATTGGCCCCAACAAGCCTGTGGGATTACCCTAGACAGAACTTTGCCCCCTTCTCTACCGAAGGCTGATGCCTTGCCAGCCCAAGAAGGCAGTGCTACCTGCTGGTGCTTCAAAGGAAG GGGCATCGTGAACGTAGCCTCTTCCACGAACCTGCTGACCGACTCCAAGAGTCTGCAACTGGTGCTCGAGCCCAGTCTGCAGCTGTTGAGCCGCAAACAGCGGCGGCTGATCCGCCAGAACCCGGGGATCCTGCACAGCGTGAGCGGGGGGCTGCAGAGCGCTGTCAGAGAGTGCAAGTGGCAATTCCGGAACCGCCGCTGGAACTGCCCCACGGCTTCGGGGCCCCACCTCTTCGGCAAGATCGTCAACCGAG GTTGTCGGGAAACAGCATTTATCTTCGCCATCACCTCGGCCGGGGTTACCCATTCGGTGGCGCGCTCCTGCTCGGAGGGCTCCATCGAGTCCTGCACGTGCGACTATCGGCGGCGCGGCCCCGGGGGCCCCGATTGGCACTGGGGGGGCTGCAGCGACAACATCGACTTCGGCCGCCTCTTCGGCCGGGAGTTTGTGGACTCCGGGGAGAAGGGGCGGGACCTGCGGTTCCTCATGAACCTTCACAACAACGAGGCGGGCCGCACG ACCGTGTTCTCCGAGATGCGCCAGGAGTGCAAGTGCCACGGGATGTCCGGCTCGTGCACGGTGCGCACGTGCTGGATGCGGCTGCCCACGCTGCGCGCCGTGGGCGACGTGCTGCGCGACCGCTTCGACGGCGCCTCGCGTGTCCTTTACGGCAACCGTGGGAGCAACCGCGCCTCGCGGGCGGAACTGCTGCGCCTGGAGCCGGAAGACCCCGCGCACAAGCCGCCCTCCCCCCACGACCTCGTCTACTTCGAGAAGTCGCCCAACTTCTGCACATACAGCGGACGCCTGGGTACAGCGGGCACGGCGGGGCGTGCCTGCAACAGTTCGTCGCCCGCGCTGGACGGCTGCGAGCTGCTCTGCTGCGGCCGGGGCCACCGCACGCGCACACAGCGCGTCACCGAGCGCTGCAACTGCACCTTCCACTGGTGCTGCCACGTCAGCTGCCGCAACTGCACGCACACGCGGGTACTGCACGAGTGTCTGTGA
- the WNT10B gene encoding protein Wnt-10b isoform X2, producing the protein MLEEPRPRPPPSGLVGLLFLALCSRALSNEILGLKLPGEPPLTANTVCLTLSGLSKRQLGLCLRSPDVTASALQGLHIAVHECQHQLRDQRWNCSALEGGGRLPHHSAILKRGFRESAFSFSMLAAGVMHAVATACSLGKLVSCGCDWKGSGEQDRLRAKLLQLQALSRGKSFPHSLPSPGPGSGPSPGPQDTWEWGGCNHDMDFGEKFSRDFLDSREAPRDIQARMRIHNNRVGRQVVTENLKRKCKCHGTSGSCQFKTCWRAAPEFRAVGAALRERLGRAIFIDTHNRNSGAFQPRLRPRRLSGELVYFEKSPDFCERDPTVGSPGTRGRACNKTSRLLDGCGSLCCGRGHNVLRQTRVERCHCRFHWCCYVLCDECKVTEWVNV; encoded by the exons ATGCTGGAGGAGCCCCGGCCGCGGCCTCCGCCCTCGGGCCTCGTGGGTCTCCTGTTCCTGGCGTTGTGCAGTCG GGCCCTAAGCAATGAGATTCTGGGCCTGAAGCTGCCCGGTGAGCCGCCGCTGACCGCCAACACCGTGTGCTTGACGCTGTCCGGCCTGAGCAAGCGGCAGCTGGGCTTGTGCCTGCGCAGCCCCGACGTGACGGCGTCCGCGCTTCAGGGCCTGCACATCGCGGTCCACGAGTGTCAGCACCAGCTGCGCGACCAGCGCTGGAACTGCTCGGCGCTCGAGGGCGGCGGCCGCCTGCCGCACCACAGCGCCATCCTCAAGCGCG GTTTCCGTGAGAgtgctttttccttctccatgCTGGCTGCTGGGGTCATGCATGCAGTAGCCACGGCCTGCAGCCTGGGCAAGCTGGTGAGCTGTGGCTGCGACTGGAAGGGCAGTGGTGAGCAGGACCGGCTGAGGGCCAAGCTGCTTCAGCTGCAGGCACTTTCCCGGGGCAAGAGtttcccccactccctgcccagcccaggccctggctcaggccccagccctggcccccaggACACATGGGAATGGGGTGGCTGTAACCATGACATGGACTTTGGAGAGAAGTTCTCTCGGGATTTCTTGGATTCCAGGGAAGCTCCCCGGGATATCCAGGCACGAATGAGAATCCACAACAACAGGGTGGGGCGCCAG GTGGTAACTGAAAACCTGAAGCGGAAATGCAAGTGCCATGGCACGTCAGGCAGCTGCCAGTTCAAGACATGTTGGAGGGCCGCCCCAGAGTTCCGGGCAGTGGGGGCAGCGTTGAGAGAGCGGCTGGGCCGGGCCATCTTCATCGATACCCACAACCGCAACTCTGGAGCCTTCCAACCTCGCCTGCGTCCCCGTCGCCTCTCAGGAGAGCTGGTCTACTTTGAGAAGTCTCCTGACTTCTGTGAGCGAGACCCCACTGTGGGCTCCCCAGGCACACGGGGCCGGGCCTGCAACAAGACCAGCCGCCTGCTGGATGGCTGTGGCAGCCTGTGCTGTGGCCGAGGGCACAATGTGCTCCGCCAGACACGAGTTGAGCGCTGTCATTGCCGCTTCCACTGGTGCTGCTACGTGCTGTGTGATGAGTGCAAAGTCACAGAGTGGGTCAACGTGT GA
- the WNT1 gene encoding proto-oncogene Wnt-1 isoform X2, whose translation MGHWALLPGWVSATLLLALAALPAALAANSSGRWWGIVNVASSTNLLTDSKSLQLVLEPSLQLLSRKQRRLIRQNPGILHSVSGGLQSAVRECKWQFRNRRWNCPTASGPHLFGKIVNRGCRETAFIFAITSAGVTHSVARSCSEGSIESCTCDYRRRGPGGPDWHWGGCSDNIDFGRLFGREFVDSGEKGRDLRFLMNLHNNEAGRTTVFSEMRQECKCHGMSGSCTVRTCWMRLPTLRAVGDVLRDRFDGASRVLYGNRGSNRASRAELLRLEPEDPAHKPPSPHDLVYFEKSPNFCTYSGRLGTAGTAGRACNSSSPALDGCELLCCGRGHRTRTQRVTERCNCTFHWCCHVSCRNCTHTRVLHECL comes from the exons ATGGGGCACTGGGCACTGCTGCCCGGCTGGGTTTCTGCTACGCTGTTGCTGGCGCTGGCCGCTCTGCCTGCAGCCCTGGCCGCCAACAGCAGTGGCCGATGGTG GGGCATCGTGAACGTAGCCTCTTCCACGAACCTGCTGACCGACTCCAAGAGTCTGCAACTGGTGCTCGAGCCCAGTCTGCAGCTGTTGAGCCGCAAACAGCGGCGGCTGATCCGCCAGAACCCGGGGATCCTGCACAGCGTGAGCGGGGGGCTGCAGAGCGCTGTCAGAGAGTGCAAGTGGCAATTCCGGAACCGCCGCTGGAACTGCCCCACGGCTTCGGGGCCCCACCTCTTCGGCAAGATCGTCAACCGAG GTTGTCGGGAAACAGCATTTATCTTCGCCATCACCTCGGCCGGGGTTACCCATTCGGTGGCGCGCTCCTGCTCGGAGGGCTCCATCGAGTCCTGCACGTGCGACTATCGGCGGCGCGGCCCCGGGGGCCCCGATTGGCACTGGGGGGGCTGCAGCGACAACATCGACTTCGGCCGCCTCTTCGGCCGGGAGTTTGTGGACTCCGGGGAGAAGGGGCGGGACCTGCGGTTCCTCATGAACCTTCACAACAACGAGGCGGGCCGCACG ACCGTGTTCTCCGAGATGCGCCAGGAGTGCAAGTGCCACGGGATGTCCGGCTCGTGCACGGTGCGCACGTGCTGGATGCGGCTGCCCACGCTGCGCGCCGTGGGCGACGTGCTGCGCGACCGCTTCGACGGCGCCTCGCGTGTCCTTTACGGCAACCGTGGGAGCAACCGCGCCTCGCGGGCGGAACTGCTGCGCCTGGAGCCGGAAGACCCCGCGCACAAGCCGCCCTCCCCCCACGACCTCGTCTACTTCGAGAAGTCGCCCAACTTCTGCACATACAGCGGACGCCTGGGTACAGCGGGCACGGCGGGGCGTGCCTGCAACAGTTCGTCGCCCGCGCTGGACGGCTGCGAGCTGCTCTGCTGCGGCCGGGGCCACCGCACGCGCACACAGCGCGTCACCGAGCGCTGCAACTGCACCTTCCACTGGTGCTGCCACGTCAGCTGCCGCAACTGCACGCACACGCGGGTACTGCACGAGTGTCTGTGA